The DNA segment CACAGACAAACCAGCTCCGAGCTGGAACAAGTAaaggtaaattaaaataaagatttcccAGTTGAGTTATTAACCTGATACGGCCCAACAAGGATTAATGAGCTACACCGTGGATTTCCAATCTAtcttagaatatttttaaatagttgcTGAACGTAAGCTTAGCAGTGAGTTTTGCTGATTTCCAGCCGATGATATTGAGCTAGACACATCAAAAGCACATACCTGTTCATATGGGCAGGACCATAACCACCAATGGCATATATCATTCCATCCAAGACAGCTGCAGCAAAACAACTTCTTGTTTTGTTCATCGGGGCCACTAGCTGCCACTCCTTCACTTTAGGAATGTATTTCTCTACAGTTCGTAAATAAGATTGCCCATCGTAGCCACCTAAGGCGTAGAGTTCTCCCGCCAGAACCACCACTCCCAGAGTACTCCGGCTCTCAAACATCCTTTCAAGAGATGTCCAAGTGTTTGTATCAGGGTCCCAGCACTCCACTGAATTCTCATGCTTTCGGTAACTGATGCCTTGACACACGTGGGTTGCAATCCCTCCTACCACATATATTTTCTGGTCTAGGACACATATTCCAAATTCATAGCGGGGAATGCTAAGAGGTGCCAGGCCTATCCAGGAGTCATTCTggggaaaatacatttcaacactgaaacagaaagacaaagatTATGTGAGCAAACCTAACTTGCTAAAGCTCTGTGAAGTGCAAATGAGCATCAAGGAACATAGCCTTAAGATTATTTCCTATGTCCCATCTGATGTTTGCTGTTGCTTCCAATAGCCCAAATGTAAGCTAAAATCAAATGCTGTTTACTGTTCTGATGAGTTAAAACCCCAGGGCCTCACCATCCAGTGCGATGCAGCAACGCAGCAAGAAGCCACAGCACTAAGTCTGAGACCTAAGATGATGGAATTTTGGAAGTACAAACCAGACAGACTCACAGAGAAGGCAGGACAGCATCATGGATAACGCAAGGGAAGACAATATGGTGCTGATGCCACAGCAGCTTTTGCAGATAGGCTGTGACTGAGGTAagcaaaaaatataaaccagagAGTAAACTGGGGGTGGTGGAAGTCAGAACAGCCACAGAGatgggagagaaaggagaattAAGAGGGGGAAGCGCATGCCTACACATGTGTACAAACACACATTTAGAAAGTACCATTTGTAGTTTTGTAAATACCTATTTTACATGTACTGtatagtttaaataaaataccaaaTTAGAACAAACTAATTttgaaaagacttttcaaaacactgcttatttgcattttctttcaattataCTCAGTGCTAAAATACGGTGAGTTTAGCCTATCACTTATGAAGTCAGGTCAATCTACCTAAGTAGTTAATAAATTACTTAAATGACTTAAAAGAATATCTAGTTCACAGGGAATATGatctgttggaagaagggttcgccaGAGTCAAGAAGacactcaatatgagttatgcatcttgctcaactttattagtttctaacgctacttatatagaaccgatacacatgcacatttgtaaagcagaaatataactggttagtagtctctaaatgcgcgcggttctcacacccctaattatcatgactaaaataagcattctatccatgtagctaattgtgttgctgtgcttcagccttgtagtttgttagtttgttactccctattttcccataccggtccctatcttccttggccctgcacctgctttcccagcagctgtagcttgttacagccacggcctgttggcacaacataattacttggtctcaggattcaagaatagctcaaggccacctttcttgttaactccagcacagcaacttcagtacaattctgattacaggcctattctaataccaggcctggattgtgcagatcttcagagactctaaggccacgcttctgcagccattcttctacaatgATCCCTTCAAAAAACGTACAAGAAAATGAAGCCACTGGAGAGCCATTGATAGTCACCAAGAACCCAAAAGCAGAGACTGCCGAAACAGCACGCCGGCTCTTGATATCAACAGCCGGGTTAGAAAAGAGCAGTACTCAGTGTATTCTAAGTAATTTTGTTAttatgaagcagcagcagctaacTGTAAATGAAAAACCAGCCTTCCTGCAAGTCAAGAGGAAAAGTAGAACAAGAATAGTGAAATTAAGGTTTCCTGCTTCACAATTTTAATTGTATTAGGACTCGTTTGTTTAATCCATCCGagacttctttttttgtatgtCGAGAGCAATTGTTTAACCTTAATTCTTAACTGAAACAACAATTTAGGAAAGACTAAAATGGATAATAAATTAAGGAAGAGTAAGTTTTTGTACACATTACAACATGGTTAATAGTAGtgaagagcattttttttttaaatattaaaataatccaAACTACATTGTTATGTAGTATCATTACAATCACTGAAGAagctgtgaaagaaacagagctGAGGAATATCAGAGGATGGAGTTTATTCActcacacagatttttttattaagcacAAAactccctttatttttttaatttataaaaccaACAATTCCCAGTCCCAACATCTAGTTTACTATTGATCCCTATTATCAGGACggttaattttaaataactttaacATCTCTaagcacagcaaaaaagaaCATACAGATCTTCCCAGGCTTTtaagtatatttatatatacagaaGCACGGAACTGTCACAGAAGAGAGTATCTCAGAGTAAACTATTATCCCAGAATTCAGCTATGGAACCAGTCTGGGTAATCTGCTATAACACAGAAAACGTTTACCGAGCTGATAATGGTACATTCGACATCAAAGCACTATACGTGTAATTGTAAGTACATGATATACGCAGACCCACATATAGTTTATCTACCATTTCTGGTAATGTTAGTACAATGTTTTCAGTAAACCCAACCATATTAGTACAgggaagaaatttatttttctccctattatttccttttgctcACATCACTAGTGTCAGCGATGTACTCCAGTAATTGGagaattattgtttttatttatttataaatatatctatatatgaattaaaaaaataaaatcattttgtAAACAGAGTGAAGAAAGATGGGTACGTACCTGTTCCTGCCAGCAGAGAATAAAGTCATGATTATATTTTGACCAAGAATGTGACATGGCTAAGAACTACCTCTTCACTCTTTCCTGATTAAGTCTATTTTAATTCCAGTAACTTTTGAGTTATCAGAAAGCATATTTGTCATATATTAGGTTAAATTTTATGATCTGATTGTCTGCAATAATAATAGATCAGGGAAAAAATTACGTAAAGTGAAAAGACCTGAAAGGATAAAGAAGTAATGTACAAACTATTACTAACCAAATTCTTAATCAACAGTATTAAAATCCCATTTTATAGCTATTTGTGTTGgcacaaacaaaaccctgtgACAGATTACTGGTGAAACCAAAGAGCATTCTGAATTCAgagcttgtctttttttttttttttttaatctacttaAAGAGATCTTATGAAGGAAAGCAGTAACTACAATCCTGCAGACCACAGCTCTTCAATGACTGTCTTAATCCTGACCCAAGGTGATAACAAACATGCGGGAACATCACACACTCAAGCGCTGCTACAACTTCACTATTACTTACCTTTCCAAACACGCAAACAGTCCAGCTTTTCCTCCTACAGCACAAAGAACTTTCGGGGCACAGCGAGGTCGTGTCATCAGCATGGTCTGGTGGGAAAGTCTGTGTTCAGGCATAAAGTGGTATTTTAGGGCCTCATTTAGCAGATGTTTACAAGTATGGTCATCACGAATGAGATGGTTTGCTTCATATAACCTCGTAAGAAACTTAACACTCAGCAGCGGCAACCGAACGCAATGTAGCAGCTGTGCTAAGTACTTCTGTCGCTCCTGCACATCACATTTGATCCATGACTCTAGTGCAtaaaaaactgtttcttctgtcaCAACATTCAAGCAGTCATTGGAAACAATTTCATCCAATTCAGAATGTGTAAGCTCAAAAAATTCTTCCGTCTGACAAACATCTTCAAAGTTTTGACAAATGTACTTGTTAGCAGCCAAGTAGAGGTCGTGGCAGCCATAGGTCTCTGCAAAACGGGAAATCCCGATGCAATTTCCAGGATCAAGCTGGCTTTCAAGAAACGCACAGCACTCCTTCACTACCAGTTTGATCTGAAGAAGATTTGCAGCTGGAAGAAGCGACTCCACAGTGTCTTGTGAGATAAACACAGTTCCCGTGTAGGCATACTCCACGATGGCCTGCAGGGCCGTCTCATCAATGCACTGGAACTCCACCTCCgagttttccttctcagaaagATTCCCAGTGAACATGGCTTTGAAGTACGGACTGATGCTGGCAAGCACCACTTTGTGGGCATGGATCTTGACATCACCAACTCTAAGGATAATGTCACAGAGCTCGTGATGTTGGCGAAGGAGGTTCAAGCCTTGCAGAAGCTGTTCAGAATGCAAGTGGGTTAAGTTGGCAAGCATGTAGGTTGGAGACGACTGGTCCATCTGTGACAAACAAGAATTTTAACGCATTACTCAGGGCTTCACTTCAACAGCTTCATTAGTCATGTTACTTAGATATGCCACacataacatttaaaaaaaatatttttccatttttgcttttatcttaATTAGGTTTATTATTTCCCAATTTACTTTTTCAATCCCTGTGCACTATGTTTTTTCAGGCAAGTTAAATCCAGGACAATCAAATGTTTACTAACAGCATATACTATATTAATCTTTGacttaaaacaacaaaaataaaacaactgccaccttttttcttgttgttctgGAGTAAAAAGCATATTATCTGAAACACCTAATAAACAATAGGATTCTATATCAGGTATTTCAGAGAACCGAACagcaactgaaataaagaatAGAACCAGCTCATTtgcaagaaagttttaaaagtttttaaactactttgTGCTACTTGCCTGGTGGACTATGTAGGACTACTGTGGTGCAGTCAAGCCCTGCTGTGCTTCCCCTCCAAGCAGTGCTGTGGGCAGGGCCccaccaggcaggcagggaccagcTCTCCATTCCCACCTCCTTGCCCAGAACAGAAAAGGCCCTCCCTCCGCACACAGAGGGAAGACTCACAGAGCAGGCTGGGCCGTATGTGCAGGAGCAGAGGTTACTATACTCCGCACAGGCAGAGGAAcacaggagaaggggaagatCCTCGCCTCACCTTACAGAGTGTCTTCCACTGTGACAGAAAACCCCCCAGCGGACATGCCCTCACCCTCTGGAGAGATCAGACCCAGGGAAGACCGGGAGCTGGGCCTTGCCACCACCATCAAGATGCAAGAGGTGGGAGCTGGTGCTTCCCAGGGTGAGCAAGGCGTGGTCCCAGGTGGGCAGGTCAAGCATCCTAGTATCTACCACCTTTTCCACACCCTCACAGCACCGGCAGCTACCCACACTTCCCCACACCACTAGCAAGGGCAGAGAGAAGGATGCTCATTCCTACTTACAGCTCCACAAAACCTCCAAACACTTCTTCCACAAAATTTTAGTTTGTGTCATGACACTTGAAGGCATTATGATACTTGCTCTAATTTCAGTATCGTTACAATTCAAATGGTGCTGCCCACCACTACCTGTTGGAGAAGCAGTTCTTCAGTTCTTTATTCAGACTGAATCATTATACCAGTGAGAGGGTGGAGAGTATGAATGTGTCAGGATCCTGGACCACGAGGAAACAGAACAATAGTTCTACAGAGAACACTGCAACCATCCAATTTCTGAACTGAAAAGCtgatttaattttgatttactAAATGACTACACAAACTTCAAGGACTCACTACTTTTATCTTAAGCAGTTCATTTTTATAGCTCTTTAACTGACATCTAATTTGCAGTGAGCCTACCTAAGAAGTGCTCaatctgaaagaataaaattagtTGCCaacatttaaatacagaacATAATAGCATCGACAGAGAAGTGAAGGCTTACAGCTAGGAATAGAAAACCTCTCACCCATTAAAAGACAAGTTCACAACTctatactggggaaaaaaaacacctatctaaaagaaagtattttaagcagcacaaatttttttttgggAGGGAAGCTGTTCAGCAgctaaaactttattttcctttaatgtttGCAATCAGTTCTTAACTTGATTCTACAAATATGTAGAAATCATAAAACACAAGGTAATACTACACAGAAGGCAAAAGGAATAACTACAGTTGAGACACAAAACCTGTAAGAACAGTTATAAATAGCTACACTTAAGCtattctgcagaaataaaactttttgtaccAACTTGGTAAAGATGCCTACTGGTGTATCTTGCATCCTTCCTGCAGGGCAATGCTCGCCCACACCACACAattgcatgtatttatttttttgttgagCAAGAAGACAGAGGCTGGAATGTTAACCAGCCCTGAAGAAGGTACGCTAGCCCAACAATCTgcactcacaaaaaaaaatcaaatagttGCCCCTAGGCTCTGGACTATCAGATTCTTTTCACAGTCTGTAGGTAAAACTTACCTTGAAGAGCAGGGAAAGAgttgctggaaataaaaaggtTAACTAGAAGTGTAAATACCTAAGCTCACTTAATGAAGGCTTTTACTTTTCTTGAAACCACGGTATGCAACAATGCCCAGTAAGCGATGCAGagcacagcattttctttatgtGAGCAGCAGGAAGAGCTCCAGGCGCTTTTCTGTTCCACGGTAGAATTTAAGTGCTCGCTAGTTCCTTATTTAGGGTACAAAATGGTTGGAGGCAGTCAGCAACTCGTCTAGTTTTGTTACTCACTACACAGcataaaaccacaaaagcacCCACCCCAAGCACCGAGCTAACTTTGGTTCTAAACACCCGACACATCACAAAAACCATCTTCTGCATGCCAAAACCAGAAATCCGTATGCCAACTGCAAGAAATAAGTTACAAGCGTAAGCTCTCTGGCTTACGAAATCTTAGGATCTGGGAGCCGTTGCCCTCAGCCCCGTGCCCgcaggctgcccggggggcGGAGGGGCGCGGGGCAGAGCCGGGCCGCCCTGCCGAGGGGCTCCCGGCGGAAATAACAGCAGTGCGGACCCCCCCGCCTCTCCCGGGCAGACTGCGGGGAGCTCGTGGGACCGGGATCTTGCACCAGCCACCCCGCCGCCAGCTCCGGCACTGCCGGGACGGGACTGACACCCTTCCGCCACCGCTCCACTTGTACCAGTGTCTTCCCGGGGTGGGTGGCCGCCCCCCACCCACCGAGTACTTGAGgccgcccctgccccgcagcACGGTGCCGCTCCATTCCGCCCGCACTCCGCGGAGCCGCTGGTCTAACAGCGCTCGCCGCCACGCTGCAAACGGGCACGGAGGCGCTGCCGACACCGAGGCAGCCCCGGGCGGACAGACCGAACCTCTCGGCCGCGGGGACCCGCGCCGGCCGGGCTCACCTGAGGGCGGGGGTGGCGCAGGCCGCGGCGAGGCCCGGCCCGCGGTAGGCGCCTCGCTAACCTCCGCTCGTACGGCAGCGCCCGGCAGCGGCAACGTCACTTCCGGGCGCcaccgccccgcccccccacccaATCAGTGGCGGGGGAGCGCCGCGCACGCACAATCCCCTGGCTCGGGCGGTGCCACTCCACACGccggggggggaagggaaggaggttCCGCTCCACCGGGAGCCCGGCagcgcagccccggccccgcctgCTCCCGCCCCGCGGGTCTCCGTTTCGGCAGCGGCGCTCCCGCGCTCCGCAGcgccgtgtgtgtgtgtggcggggggcggcggtgaGGGGTGTGCCGGTCTCCCCCAACCCGCCGCGCCGTGGGCGGTGCCGCGCAGGCGCGGTGCGGGCCGGCGCCTGGAGACGGCGGTGTTGTGCCGCGCGGCGttgccggggcgggggcggctccGTCCCGCGCCGCCCATGGCCGTGGCTGTTGCGCTGCCGCCGGCCGCCTGCGCCATGGAGGAGCCGGCGGGCCCCgagcgcggcgggcgggcggcgggggagggTGATGCCGCCGCCGAGGAGCTGCCGTGGGGGCTGCGGCCGGTGCTGTGTGGAGAGACCCTGCGCGGCCGGCGCCGcgggcccgcccggcccccccgcgcTCCTGCCGCCGCTTGCCTGCGCGCCCTCCCGAcgccgcccgctgcccgccgcggccTAGGTGAGCTCTCCCGTAGCCTGGCCTGGCAGCTgggcggccccgggcccgccgggCAGCGGGAGGAGGAGCCCGGCGCCGAGTCgtgcccgcccgccggccggcCGGGGCTGCTGGAGGGCCAGCTGGTCGCTGAGggctcggccccgccgccgccccccgccccgcccggcagCACCGGCCTGAAGTTCGGGCTGTTGCCGCCGGAGCTGCACGCTCGCCTGCTGGACCAGGAGGACTACAAGAAGCGCACGCAAGCCGTGGAGGAGCTGAAGAGGGTGGTTgaaggtgccagccaggctGCGGTGACCTCCACgcctgcccccagcctcctgGGCCTTGTCCAgttcctctgctccctcctcgATGATTCGAACTTCAAGGTGGTGCTGGGGGCTTTGGAGGTGATACATCTGCTGGCCCTGCGCCTGGGCGACCAGGTTCAGGCCTTGCTGGCACCtctggtttctgctgctgctaaagTCCTGGGGGACAACAAGCTGGCCATCCGGCAGGAGTACAACTGCCTGTTCCTGTGGCTGATGAAGGCAGCAGGTCCCCAGGAGGTgctgagcctgctgctgcagcaagagtACTTGCAGCACAAGAACTCCAGGGTCCGTGAGGAGGTGGTTAACATCTGCATCGTGGCCCTCCTCACTTACCCTGGTGAGGAGCTGGACTTGGTCAGGCTGGCATTTGGGCTGGCTCCTGCACTGGTGGACAGCAAGCGCAAGGTCAGGCATGCTGCCATGGAAGCATTTGCTGTGCTGGCATCTTCCATGGGACCGGGCAACACCACCCTTCTCTTCAAGGCAGTGGATGCAGTGGAACTCGAGGATGATGGGGATGGAGTGATGCACGCAGTGCAGGCCAGGCTGGCCAGGAAGACCTTACCGAAGCTAGTGGACCAAGGGTTTGTAGAGTATGCTGTGCCCTTACCATCATCTGGTCCTAACAGGGGGTCCTGTTTACCCCCTGGCGCAGATACAGACTGGCTGTTGATGGGCAACAGGACTCAGAGCGCACACAGTTACTGTGGGTATCATTCAAGGGATGATGCTCTGCATAACGTTGGCTCACACTATGCATGTGCCGATCTGGGTGTAAGTCCGAGAAGAGTCTTGAGTGCgggtaaaggaaaaaacaaactgcCTTGGGAAAATGAGCGTGCTGGAGACAGGGAAGGTGGATCAAGAGTTAAGATGCCTTCCACAAAGGGTGTGGAGCAGGTATGTACTCATAGCTTACTGGGCTCGTTTATTCTAAAGCATGTTCCAAAGGGGGATTGGAAAGTTGTCAAAGGCTTATTAAATGCCGGGTATTTGCAAGGTATGGTTGATGCTATAATATTTTATGTGCAAGGATCTCTGTACATGTATCAATCTGGAAAGACAAATTTGAGAACTCCTTATGTCAGATTTAACACTAGTAGGAACCAGACAActtaccacaaaaaaaaagaaaaaaaaaaaatttttttttaggttagCTAGATTCCATGTGACACTTACGTCTAGCCATAGTGACCTGTCTCTGACAATGATTAGATAAAACCCAAGGAATGAGTAAAAGAGTAGGGAAACTATTTCAGAGTTTctgtttatatatttgtatttcagagtaCTTGACTGACTGCAAAGGTTGTCCTaaacacaaaagctgtttgGAGCAAAAACTGACAAGTTACTTCATCTCAGGCTTTGAAGGCAGAGCACTGGAGTTTGGCTCAGCCAGTGCTTTTTGGCAGTGCACTGACCGGTAATAAAACTTGAGGATTGCCAATGTCTATGTGGCTCTTTTTCCTCAGTCAGATTTGACTACAAAAAATGTAGGTCAGGATGAAATAGCAATTCTGATTGACTGGAATTTTGATTTTATCAGTTACTGATCATGTCGgcagctgcaaagggaaggaaacaTTGAAAAATTATTCAGGTCCTTTTTACTTTGGCAGTAGTTCTGTTCAGTGACATCTGTATCGGGTACTGTCCACGTATTTAAGACCTGGGAGTGTATttgtgtgtggtgggttttctgttgtgtgtgtttttttggttttttttgggtggggagttgtttttggttttggtttttttttttttaaactggacaGGTTTAATTTATACTTGATCTTCAGCAAGTGCGTTTAAACAAGtagatctttttaaaatttgaaagctCTTTAGAAAAGACTTCCTCACTACTGTGTTTACGTATTCAGAATTTAATCCTTAGTTGCTTAGTAACTGTATTGGATGAGGTCATAAACAGGGCTAATTGGTGAGGGCTAGCTTTTAGTGAAGTCTCTTAATAAAAAGAAGTGCAAGTTAATATCATTGTAGTGATAAAAACTTGAACTTCACATATATATTTGTACGCACACATGCCCATGTCCTTTGTTGGTGTGTTACCTTATTCAGACCCCTAAAGAGATTGATCTGTATCTTTTTGGCTTGATGAATCAGGCTACTAAGTTCCTCTGGGTTGTCTACAAAGCAAACAGGGTCTGCACAAGACATGTAGGAAATGCCTTTAGATCAAGAAgggttttctgtttgaaacagcttttcagtatTGACTAATGCAACTTGTATAAGTAATCGTTAATTGCCAGCGTTCTCTAGGCAAATTGGGCAGAGTTCTGCACTGCTGTTTGGTGCTGGCTGGGTTCATGTTTTTCTGTAGActtcaaacaaaaagcaagccaGTACATGCACCAAAACCTGGCTGTTGCTTGGCATGGTGGAAGGTCTTCTGCCTCAGACAGCCCTCTATTGAGTTCACCCTTAGGTGCTGtggaaatctttccttttttttttttttttttttaatctctttgtaCTTGTGGTTGGATTTATCCCTGTAAATGGGGAGGTGGAGCCAAAGTTTCCAACCCAGGTGAGAAAGCAATTAATTTGTGGTTTCATGGTTTCATGTTGCATATGTAAAGTGCATTTAGAAACGGTGTGAACTACATATTCATGGCTTCAAGTCACTGATGAGGAGTTACTCAGCTTACTGGGGAACATCCTTGATACTAAATGATAAAAGTTCTTAAGAATATATGCCCCATACCttgaagtgttcaaggccaggttggatggggcttggagcaacctggactagtggaaggtgtccctgcccatggcagggggttggaatgagatggtctttaaggtcccttccaacccaaaccattctatgatacGTATTTTTAGATGTGTACTATGAGCTTTATGGGCATAAATCCCATTGCATAATACTGGGATGAaaaccagcccagctgctggggatCTGGGGTGTGAAGTGTGCAcatgtggggtttggggttttatagTGTTACTCTCAAAGGTGTGCAAATCATAAACCAACTGCTGGAAGCTCTTGTGTAAGACAGCTAGTTACCCCCTGTACGTAAAGCCTAACAGGATAAAATAACATGACTTTCAGATCAGCTTCCTGTGTCTGACAAGCGCTTAGCTTGTCTCTTCGTCATCCCCGCATTTGTCTGTGTGACTGAATTGTGGTGGGATGacaggttttctgcttttctccttgaaaGACTCTTTCAGTTACATAACATTGTGCAAATACTTCAagtttaaattaacattttcctttgtgatCGTCTGTTCCTATGTTCTTGTGTTATTATGCcacatttttcactttgttcttGCTTATGAGCAGATGTAGAAGTTACATTTGTGCCATCTATTTTTTCAGAATCAGAACAAAATCAATTTCAGCCCTTATTTGGTAAAAGCATTGTTCTGAACAGGGACTACTTGGGACTATCAGTGCAGGTTACTTTCCCatatctcttttcctttgctgctgtgcgGGGACTTGAGCTGTAAGTTAACCAGTCTCGTTCTGCTTTCGCTGCTGCACACAGTATGGAGTAGTACATGACAAACAGGAGAAAATCCTGTTTGTCATGTACtgtatttattccttttaaatgagaagtattttttttttttgcagctaaTGACTGATTCTGTAAGATATCCCGTGCCTCCTAGAGATTCTGTTTGTTCCtgtctcttccctctgctttctgaCTTGCTCTGTTTGCCTCTCACttccattttgtgttttcttgcatATTTAAGTTGGTAGGAAGCAGGTCGATAACTTTGAGGTGTCAGAATTTGAAGACTTCGTCAGTTGCACTCTGCCAAAGGAAACATGTTAATGCGCCTTTTGCACTCTTACTTGAAAGATGTCTGAATAACCAGAAACCTCCAGTTAACCAGAATTCATTTTACATGGAAGTATAACACCTCTCCACATAGCTTTTTGCTTACATGCGGGTAAGTCCTGACAAAAAACCAATTTGATGTCATGTTTGATAGAATTTGAAAGTTGCCAATTTTGACTTGGACATAAATGAACACAGTACCAAAATTACATCTGCATTACCAGCTTATTTTAGTTGTATTGG comes from the Falco cherrug isolate bFalChe1 chromosome 7, bFalChe1.pri, whole genome shotgun sequence genome and includes:
- the KLHL28 gene encoding kelch-like protein 28 — translated: MDQSSPTYMLANLTHLHSEQLLQGLNLLRQHHELCDIILRVGDVKIHAHKVVLASISPYFKAMFTGNLSEKENSEVEFQCIDETALQAIVEYAYTGTVFISQDTVESLLPAANLLQIKLVVKECCAFLESQLDPGNCIGISRFAETYGCHDLYLAANKYICQNFEDVCQTEEFFELTHSELDEIVSNDCLNVVTEETVFYALESWIKCDVQERQKYLAQLLHCVRLPLLSVKFLTRLYEANHLIRDDHTCKHLLNEALKYHFMPEHRLSHQTMLMTRPRCAPKVLCAVGGKAGLFACLESVEMYFPQNDSWIGLAPLSIPRYEFGICVLDQKIYVVGGIATHVCQGISYRKHENSVECWDPDTNTWTSLERMFESRSTLGVVVLAGELYALGGYDGQSYLRTVEKYIPKVKEWQLVAPMNKTRSCFAAAVLDGMIYAIGGYGPAHMNSMERYDPSKNSWETVASMADKRINFGVGVMLGFIFVVGGHNGVSHLSSIERYDPHQNQWTVCRPMKEPRTGVGAAVIDNYLYVVGGHSGSSYLNTVQKYDPISDTWLDSAGMMYCRCNFGLTAL